The following proteins are encoded in a genomic region of Synechococcus sp. ROS8604:
- a CDS encoding DUF3122 domain-containing protein, with amino-acid sequence MGVLRRLLFSLLAAVVLLLITPNAALAQVHQHNDEAGAPMLRSLESLRDLDYDSWQAVAYRTGKPGNPVVLRIVGYPGKVRLDHPASLLVQAGVRKWQLDDITLDNPALAKDGREAAAEFALDPLLSDLSNNRPLRLFLPGVFNELPVPPYVVREWRDVQTQPLS; translated from the coding sequence ATGGGCGTGCTGCGTCGACTTTTGTTTTCCTTGTTAGCGGCGGTGGTGCTGCTGCTGATCACCCCAAATGCAGCTCTTGCCCAGGTGCATCAGCACAACGACGAGGCTGGAGCACCGATGCTGCGCAGTCTTGAAAGTTTGCGTGACCTTGATTACGACAGTTGGCAGGCCGTGGCCTATCGCACCGGCAAGCCGGGGAACCCCGTTGTGCTTAGGATTGTTGGCTATCCCGGAAAAGTGAGGCTCGATCACCCAGCGTCTTTGCTGGTTCAGGCTGGAGTGAGGAAGTGGCAATTGGATGACATCACCCTCGACAATCCAGCCCTTGCCAAGGACGGCCGAGAAGCTGCTGCTGAATTCGCCCTCGATCCGCTCCTCAGTGATCTAAGTAACAACCGACCATTGCGCTTGTTCCTGCCGGGTGTGTTCAATGAGCTGCCCGTACCTCCCTACGTGGTGCGTGAGTGGCGCGACGTGCAAACCCAGCCGCTGAGCTGA
- the ftsH gene encoding ATP-dependent zinc metalloprotease FtsH has protein sequence MAIREDDNRPNRRFGIINLVLIGFGVLLLLSSFIPNQGMQQVPRVPYSLFIDQVNDGAVKRAFITQDQIRYELSEVEEGAPSVLATTPIFDMDLPQRLESKGVEFAAAPPKKPNIFTTILSWVVPPLIFILVLQFFARRSMGGGGAQGALNFTKSKAKVYVPDEQSRVTFADVAGVDEAKDELNEIVDFLKTPERYTDIGARIPKGVLLVGPPGTGKTLLSKAVAGEAGVPFFIISGSEFVELFVGAGAARVRDLFEQAKKNAPCIIFIDELDAIGKSRSGSMGVVGGNDEREQTLNQLLTEMDGFASKDKPVIVLAATNQPEVLDAALLRPGRFDRQVLVDRPDVSGRKTILDIYAKKVKLADEVDLDKIAQATSGFAGADLANLVNEAALLAARNYKKEVVQGDLNEAIERVVAGLEKKSRVMQDDEKKVVAYHEVGHAIVGHLMPGGSKVAKISIVPRGMSALGYTLQLPTEERFLNSREDLEGQIATLLGGRSAEEIVFGKITTGAANDLQRATDIAEQMVGTYGMSDTLGPLAYDKQGGGRFLGGNNNPRRAVSDATAQAIDREVRGLVDRAHDQALSILRQNMALLETISQKILEKEVIEGDDLKDMLSASVMPEEQSLAA, from the coding sequence ATGGCGATTCGAGAGGACGACAATCGCCCTAATCGGCGCTTCGGGATCATCAACCTTGTTTTGATTGGCTTCGGAGTGTTGTTGCTGCTCAGCAGCTTTATTCCCAATCAAGGCATGCAACAGGTGCCTCGGGTCCCGTATTCCTTGTTTATCGATCAGGTCAACGATGGAGCGGTTAAGCGTGCCTTCATCACCCAAGATCAAATTCGTTATGAGCTCAGTGAGGTGGAGGAAGGTGCTCCTTCCGTGCTCGCCACCACGCCGATCTTTGACATGGATCTGCCTCAGCGACTGGAGAGCAAAGGCGTTGAGTTTGCCGCCGCGCCGCCGAAGAAGCCCAATATTTTCACCACCATTCTGAGCTGGGTGGTGCCACCACTGATCTTCATCTTGGTATTGCAGTTTTTTGCCCGCCGCTCCATGGGTGGAGGCGGCGCTCAAGGTGCGCTTAATTTCACCAAGAGCAAGGCCAAGGTGTATGTGCCTGATGAGCAATCCCGGGTCACGTTTGCCGACGTGGCAGGTGTGGATGAAGCCAAAGACGAGCTCAATGAGATTGTTGATTTCTTAAAAACACCCGAGCGTTACACCGACATCGGCGCACGCATTCCCAAGGGCGTGTTGCTTGTAGGCCCCCCAGGAACAGGTAAAACTCTGCTCTCCAAAGCCGTGGCTGGCGAGGCCGGTGTTCCTTTCTTCATCATCAGCGGCTCTGAATTTGTAGAACTCTTTGTGGGAGCTGGTGCTGCTCGTGTTCGTGACCTGTTTGAACAGGCCAAAAAGAATGCTCCATGCATCATCTTTATCGACGAGCTAGATGCGATCGGTAAGAGCCGTTCAGGCTCAATGGGTGTGGTTGGAGGCAATGATGAGCGCGAGCAAACGCTGAATCAATTGCTCACCGAAATGGATGGCTTTGCCTCCAAAGACAAACCCGTGATTGTGTTGGCCGCCACCAACCAACCTGAAGTTCTCGATGCCGCTTTACTTCGCCCTGGTCGGTTCGACCGTCAGGTATTGGTCGATCGTCCTGATGTCTCAGGTCGTAAAACGATTCTAGATATTTATGCCAAAAAAGTAAAACTTGCTGACGAGGTTGACCTCGACAAAATCGCTCAAGCCACCAGTGGATTTGCAGGTGCCGATCTTGCCAACCTCGTGAATGAGGCAGCGCTCCTAGCGGCACGTAACTATAAAAAAGAAGTTGTTCAGGGCGACCTTAACGAAGCCATCGAGCGGGTTGTTGCTGGCCTTGAGAAAAAAAGCAGGGTGATGCAAGACGACGAGAAAAAGGTTGTTGCGTACCACGAGGTTGGTCACGCGATCGTGGGACATTTGATGCCAGGCGGCAGCAAAGTGGCCAAGATCTCGATAGTGCCCCGCGGCATGAGTGCTCTCGGCTACACCTTGCAACTCCCCACTGAAGAGCGCTTTCTCAATTCCCGCGAGGATTTGGAAGGGCAAATTGCCACCCTCCTCGGCGGTCGCTCTGCAGAGGAAATTGTTTTCGGCAAAATCACCACAGGAGCTGCCAATGATCTGCAGCGCGCCACCGACATTGCTGAGCAGATGGTTGGCACCTATGGCATGAGCGACACCCTCGGCCCCCTTGCCTACGACAAGCAGGGCGGTGGCCGTTTCCTTGGCGGTAACAACAATCCCCGCCGTGCCGTGAGTGATGCCACGGCTCAAGCGATCGATCGTGAAGTGCGCGGTCTGGTTGATCGTGCCCATGACCAAGCCTTGTCGATCCTGCGCCAAAACATGGCGTTGCTCGAGACGATCTCCCAAAAAATCCTTGAAAAAGAAGTGATTGAAGGAGATGATCTCAAGGATATGCTGTCCGCCAGCGTGATGCCTGAAGAGCAATCCCTCGCTGCTTGA
- a CDS encoding methylglyoxal synthase: MGTEDLTNFLIASSELPKTFSEDEIAAFAAQLHVEEHPAGELLMKESTPACSLMLLLSGEVRRMLADVELDLLRAGEFFGESMFTDEGSHFANVVTTQPVTIARLSVDHYGSLVETAPITARKFKQYFSAIHMQEVYEKQGLSFVDQRSYLGLVAHNEMKESLMGFAGIHADKLKRFHLVATGTTGIKLYQEVGLMISKKLASGPLGGDQAIGKMISENNIKGLIFFRDPLSAHPHHADIEALGRLCDVYQVPMATNPGGAAALLNYLLIDHPEEPAIPNRVLEKYKNAQKKVVAQPA, from the coding sequence ATGGGCACCGAAGACCTCACCAACTTTTTGATCGCCAGCAGCGAGCTTCCCAAGACTTTCTCAGAGGATGAGATTGCAGCCTTCGCCGCCCAGCTGCATGTGGAGGAGCACCCGGCTGGTGAACTGTTGATGAAGGAGAGCACGCCCGCCTGCAGCTTGATGTTGCTGTTGTCAGGAGAGGTGCGGCGCATGCTTGCCGATGTGGAACTGGACCTGCTCCGTGCCGGTGAATTCTTCGGTGAAAGCATGTTCACCGACGAAGGCAGTCACTTCGCCAATGTGGTCACAACGCAGCCGGTGACCATTGCACGCCTTTCGGTCGACCACTACGGATCGCTGGTGGAAACGGCACCGATCACCGCGAGGAAGTTCAAGCAATACTTCTCAGCCATCCACATGCAGGAGGTTTACGAGAAGCAGGGACTGAGTTTTGTGGACCAGCGCAGCTACCTCGGCCTGGTGGCCCACAACGAGATGAAGGAAAGCCTGATGGGATTCGCCGGCATCCATGCCGACAAACTCAAGCGTTTTCACCTGGTGGCGACTGGCACCACTGGCATCAAGTTGTATCAGGAAGTGGGGCTGATGATTTCCAAAAAGCTGGCCTCAGGCCCGCTTGGCGGTGATCAGGCGATCGGGAAGATGATCTCGGAAAACAACATCAAAGGTTTGATCTTCTTCCGTGATCCCCTCTCGGCCCATCCCCATCACGCTGATATCGAAGCCTTGGGGCGTTTGTGTGATGTGTATCAGGTCCCGATGGCCACCAATCCCGGTGGAGCAGCTGCCCTGCTCAACTACCTGCTGATCGACCATCCAGAGGAACCGGCCATCCCCAACCGCGTGTTGGAGAAGTACAAAAACGCACAGAAGAAAGTTGTGGCACAACCGGCGTGA
- the argF gene encoding ornithine carbamoyltransferase, whose translation MDKGVAAVLTSLSGRDYLSSADVSAQETQALLDLARQLKSGDRRIDLGNRVLGLIFTKASTRTRVSFQVAMARLGGQTVDLNPQVTQLGRGEPLEDTARVLSRFCDALAVRTFAQQELVDYAYWASIPVINALTDLEHPCQALADFLTMQEAFGDLQGQTLAYVGDGNNVAHSLMLCGALLGVNVRIGCPDGFEPLPGVLDQARALAVSGAQIEVTSDPVAAVRGAQALYTDVWASMGQEEEQAEREQAFKGFCLDEALLSEADPKAIVLHCLPAHRDEEISAGVMEGASSRIFDQAENRLHAQQALLAVLLGGL comes from the coding sequence ATGGATAAGGGCGTTGCTGCTGTTCTCACCTCCCTGAGCGGGCGTGATTACCTGTCGTCTGCGGACGTTTCGGCGCAGGAAACCCAGGCTCTGCTCGACCTTGCGCGCCAACTGAAGTCTGGTGACCGTCGTATCGATCTCGGCAATCGGGTGTTGGGCTTGATCTTCACCAAAGCGTCCACGCGCACCAGGGTGAGCTTTCAAGTGGCGATGGCCCGCCTCGGTGGTCAAACCGTTGATCTCAATCCCCAGGTCACCCAGCTCGGTCGTGGTGAACCCTTGGAAGATACGGCCAGGGTTTTGAGTCGTTTTTGTGACGCTCTTGCTGTGCGCACCTTTGCCCAACAGGAGCTCGTGGATTACGCCTACTGGGCGTCGATTCCGGTGATCAATGCCCTGACGGACCTCGAACATCCCTGTCAGGCCTTAGCTGATTTCCTCACGATGCAGGAGGCCTTTGGCGATCTGCAAGGTCAAACCCTGGCCTATGTCGGGGATGGAAACAACGTGGCCCACTCCTTGATGCTCTGCGGTGCTCTTTTGGGCGTGAATGTGCGCATCGGTTGTCCCGATGGATTTGAGCCCCTTCCTGGGGTGCTTGATCAAGCCCGTGCTCTTGCCGTATCTGGAGCGCAGATCGAGGTCACCAGTGATCCAGTGGCGGCGGTGCGCGGTGCTCAGGCGCTGTATACGGATGTATGGGCCTCGATGGGCCAGGAGGAGGAGCAAGCGGAGCGCGAGCAGGCGTTTAAAGGTTTTTGCTTGGATGAGGCCCTGCTTTCAGAAGCGGATCCCAAAGCGATTGTTCTGCATTGTTTGCCTGCCCATCGCGATGAGGAGATCAGTGCCGGGGTGATGGAGGGTGCCTCCAGCCGGATCTTTGACCAGGCGGAGAATCGTCTGCATGCCCAGCAGGCGCTCCTCGCCGTGTTGCTTGGTGGTTTGTGA
- a CDS encoding carboxylesterase — MSASPQAFSLPGGAVTVVLIHGFTGSPSEMQLLAQALNSEGYGVEVPLLMGHGTTLSDLMEVQPQQWIDPLDALITRLLSEGQRVVVGGLSLGSILSLQLALRYPQIKALLLYSPPIRSGDPRRFLAPLLIRFTQSLPKPASDFFDPIAAERLWSYDRYPVATSARVLDLISCTRKQLTQVQQPLLAIASRRDKVISASGLQLLMRSVNSSPRDLHWLERSGHAITVDAEWMVVRDLSLDFLRKIFSTST; from the coding sequence GTGAGCGCATCGCCCCAGGCGTTTTCGCTGCCTGGTGGGGCCGTGACTGTGGTTCTCATTCATGGGTTTACCGGCTCACCCTCTGAGATGCAGCTCCTCGCGCAGGCCTTGAATTCCGAGGGCTATGGCGTTGAGGTTCCCCTGCTCATGGGCCACGGCACCACCCTGAGCGATTTGATGGAGGTGCAGCCACAGCAGTGGATCGACCCTCTTGATGCCTTGATCACGCGCCTGTTGTCAGAGGGGCAGAGAGTGGTGGTGGGTGGACTGTCGTTGGGCTCGATTTTGAGCCTGCAACTGGCGTTGCGTTACCCGCAAATCAAGGCTCTCTTGCTGTACTCACCCCCCATTCGCAGCGGAGATCCCCGCCGCTTTTTGGCCCCTTTGCTGATCCGCTTCACGCAATCGCTGCCAAAGCCCGCCTCTGATTTCTTTGATCCGATCGCGGCAGAGCGGCTCTGGTCTTACGACCGCTATCCCGTGGCAACCAGTGCTCGCGTGCTCGATCTCATCTCCTGCACGCGCAAGCAGCTCACCCAGGTTCAGCAACCGCTGCTGGCGATTGCCAGTCGTCGCGACAAGGTGATTTCAGCCAGTGGTCTTCAGCTGTTGATGCGCAGCGTGAACTCTTCTCCTCGAGACCTTCATTGGTTGGAGCGCAGTGGGCATGCGATCACGGTGGATGCTGAATGGATGGTGGTGCGTGATCTCAGTCTCGACTTTCTACGTAAGATTTTTTCAACGTCAACTTGA
- a CDS encoding aldo/keto reductase, producing the protein MQYACLSNGNRMPLLGLGIWKSESRQVYTAVREAIKIGYRHIDCASIYGNEKEVGDAIF; encoded by the coding sequence ATGCAATACGCCTGCCTAAGCAACGGTAACAGAATGCCGCTCTTGGGTCTGGGCATCTGGAAATCCGAATCAAGACAGGTTTATACGGCCGTACGGGAAGCCATCAAGATTGGATATCGCCACATTGATTGTGCGAGCATTTATGGCAATGAAAAGGAAGTTGGCGACGCTATTTTCTGA
- a CDS encoding aldo/keto reductase produces the protein MKDAPVVLENPVIRSIAETRGCSPAQVVLAWDMQRGISAIPKSVKPSRLLENFQAAEIKLSTSELQKIEAIDQNVRLVNGAFWVIEGGPWTLQSLWDTP, from the coding sequence GTGAAGGATGCGCCGGTTGTGCTCGAAAATCCCGTCATTCGCTCGATTGCGGAAACGCGAGGCTGTTCTCCGGCGCAAGTGGTGCTGGCCTGGGATATGCAACGGGGCATCTCAGCGATTCCTAAATCCGTTAAACCGTCACGGTTGCTTGAAAACTTTCAAGCGGCGGAGATCAAACTCAGCACCAGCGAGTTGCAAAAGATTGAAGCGATCGATCAAAACGTCCGGCTGGTGAATGGAGCGTTTTGGGTGATAGAGGGCGGTCCCTGGACGCTTCAATCGCTTTGGGATACCCCGTGA
- a CDS encoding glycosyl hydrolase family 18 protein, whose amino-acid sequence MYWDDNNKPAFTYNGDEWSSIETTATIACKAAYVQEKGLGGMLFWVLSNDAEGDLSLVKAADDILLQGGSCQEAIVSAPEFDYILGSNGEFGLSDFTVLVLA is encoded by the coding sequence TTGTATTGGGATGATAACAATAAACCGGCCTTCACCTACAACGGTGATGAATGGAGTTCGATTGAAACAACTGCCACGATTGCCTGTAAAGCCGCCTACGTGCAAGAGAAGGGTCTAGGCGGAATGCTGTTCTGGGTCTTAAGTAATGATGCAGAAGGCGATCTTAGTTTAGTGAAAGCAGCTGATGATATTCTTCTTCAGGGTGGTTCCTGTCAAGAAGCTATTGTGAGTGCACCCGAATTTGATTATATATTGGGCAGTAATGGCGAATTTGGTTTAAGTGATTTTACGGTTTTAGTTTTAGCTTAA
- a CDS encoding potassium channel family protein, producing MKSDRAKRRYQEKIYELLLALCIVVLVSFAFPRLSWIGPLGYGLIALLLTQLVMIRKTVLTVEDRLYQLLGLAALVALLLWQITPVRWVVSGVPLVLTWSVLVGWSVIRLVERLSQERKVTAGLLMGAAAGYLLLGLTSGLVMSAVETIQPGSFEPLNILQESSSGPNASVLVSVRAFSQINYFAFICLTTVGFGDIQPVMPVSRMLAVVTGIIGPLYLAVVMGVLIGRYTNQVEEKDIF from the coding sequence ATGAAATCAGACCGAGCGAAGCGCCGCTATCAAGAAAAAATTTATGAGCTGCTGCTAGCCCTCTGCATAGTGGTGTTGGTGAGCTTTGCTTTTCCACGCTTGAGCTGGATCGGCCCCCTGGGTTACGGCCTCATCGCCCTGCTGCTCACGCAATTGGTGATGATCCGCAAAACGGTGCTCACTGTTGAGGACCGTTTGTATCAGCTGCTAGGGCTCGCGGCCCTGGTTGCCCTGCTGTTGTGGCAAATCACGCCTGTGCGCTGGGTGGTGAGCGGCGTTCCACTCGTGCTCACTTGGAGTGTGCTGGTGGGCTGGAGCGTGATCCGCTTGGTGGAACGGCTCTCCCAGGAACGCAAAGTGACGGCTGGCTTGCTGATGGGTGCGGCCGCTGGCTATCTGCTTTTGGGGCTCACCTCTGGATTGGTGATGAGTGCGGTGGAAACCATTCAGCCGGGCAGTTTCGAACCACTCAACATCCTTCAAGAATCTTCCAGTGGGCCCAACGCCAGCGTGCTGGTCTCCGTAAGAGCTTTTTCCCAAATCAACTATTTCGCTTTTATCTGCTTAACCACGGTGGGCTTTGGAGACATCCAACCGGTCATGCCTGTCTCGCGGATGCTGGCGGTGGTGACAGGAATCATTGGACCGCTTTATTTAGCGGTGGTGATGGGAGTTCTGATTGGTCGCTACACCAACCAAGTGGAAGAAAAAGACATTTTTTAG
- a CDS encoding bifunctional DNA primase/polymerase has protein sequence MRTPKPQLLRLQTLIYQGCCLLPCGANKNPLIKAWPSSDGFSLQQIADHPGVKSVGLRTGTEDGRIISVDLDGETAVDKVAEHGLNPFTGTFIVGRRGDTYRLKLQFQLTPEQDAQIGPFQGKIHTKDPINGAKGEAVEIFYSRRRQVIIGGRHPSGENYIWLDGCGPDALSAPDAQWWAFLKECHASSLQPSAAIRRGGTPSRNGRSRRANPCPTCGRHDGPGGSNLWCEYSSSGLLFCMPGSTFSAPAGLRVGDVHNGWALKKITQTADGPVHVFGNHDLDKLKRQNNAQAR, from the coding sequence TTGAGAACCCCAAAACCTCAACTCCTGCGCCTTCAGACCCTTATTTACCAGGGCTGTTGCCTTCTTCCGTGCGGCGCGAATAAAAACCCACTGATTAAAGCTTGGCCCTCTTCGGATGGTTTTTCCCTGCAGCAAATTGCGGACCATCCAGGCGTGAAATCTGTTGGGTTACGTACCGGTACAGAAGACGGTCGGATCATTTCAGTTGACCTTGATGGCGAAACTGCCGTCGACAAGGTTGCCGAGCACGGTCTCAACCCCTTCACCGGAACTTTCATCGTTGGGCGACGTGGTGACACTTATCGGCTGAAGCTCCAGTTCCAGCTCACCCCTGAACAGGACGCGCAGATCGGTCCATTCCAAGGAAAGATTCATACCAAGGATCCAATCAATGGCGCGAAGGGTGAAGCCGTCGAGATCTTCTACAGCCGGCGTCGTCAGGTGATCATTGGCGGCCGTCATCCCAGTGGTGAGAATTACATCTGGCTTGATGGTTGCGGTCCAGATGCACTGTCAGCGCCGGATGCGCAGTGGTGGGCATTTCTGAAGGAGTGCCACGCCAGCTCATTACAGCCATCGGCAGCGATCCGGAGGGGAGGCACTCCCTCTCGTAACGGCCGTTCCCGCAGGGCTAACCCGTGCCCGACTTGTGGCAGGCATGACGGCCCTGGCGGCTCAAACCTCTGGTGCGAGTACAGCTCCAGCGGACTGTTGTTTTGCATGCCGGGCAGCACGTTTTCAGCGCCTGCTGGGCTCCGCGTTGGTGATGTTCATAACGGATGGGCACTCAAAAAAATCACTCAAACAGCAGACGGTCCCGTTCATGTCTTTGGCAATCACGACCTAGATAAATTGAAGAGGCAGAACAATGCACAAGCTCGTTGA
- the ribD gene encoding bifunctional diaminohydroxyphosphoribosylaminopyrimidine deaminase/5-amino-6-(5-phosphoribosylamino)uracil reductase RibD — translation MQTGCNRWTPWMRRALQLAALADGQTSPNPLVGAVVLDAQGALVGEGFHAKAGQAHAEVGALAQAGSRANGGTIIVTLEPCCHQGRTPPCAQAVIAAGIQRVVVALTDPDPRVAGGGIQRLRDAGLEVIAGVMEAEAAQQNRAFVHRVQTGRPWGLLKWAMSLDGRTALPNGESQWISAPPARAWVHQLRASCDAVIVGGGTVRTDNPLLTSRGRRLPEPLRVVLSRSLDLPAQAQLWDTSLAATLLAHGPGSADRSLPEGPEPLELLASEPLDLLQVLSQRGCNRVLWECGPALAATALQQGCVQELAVVIAPKLLGGTLARTPLGDLGFSAMDQVIPVSGLSAERLGRDVLLQSLMPALGPAVHGVSQSD, via the coding sequence ATGCAAACCGGCTGCAACCGCTGGACTCCTTGGATGCGTCGGGCGCTGCAATTAGCAGCCTTGGCGGACGGCCAAACAAGCCCCAACCCCTTGGTGGGGGCAGTGGTTCTTGACGCGCAAGGAGCCTTGGTGGGCGAAGGCTTTCACGCCAAGGCAGGACAAGCCCATGCCGAGGTTGGTGCGCTTGCTCAAGCTGGCTCTCGTGCGAACGGAGGCACGATCATTGTCACGTTGGAGCCCTGCTGTCATCAGGGCCGCACCCCCCCCTGTGCGCAGGCGGTGATTGCTGCTGGCATTCAGCGCGTTGTTGTGGCCCTTACAGATCCTGATCCACGCGTGGCCGGTGGTGGCATTCAGCGTTTAAGAGATGCTGGATTGGAGGTGATCGCAGGGGTGATGGAGGCAGAAGCGGCCCAACAAAACCGAGCCTTCGTCCATCGCGTTCAAACGGGTCGTCCCTGGGGACTTCTCAAATGGGCGATGAGTTTGGATGGTCGCACTGCCCTGCCGAATGGCGAAAGTCAGTGGATTAGTGCTCCTCCAGCTCGCGCTTGGGTGCATCAGCTACGCGCCAGTTGTGATGCGGTGATTGTGGGAGGTGGCACCGTGCGCACCGATAACCCCCTGCTCACCAGCCGCGGTCGTCGCTTGCCCGAACCCTTGCGGGTGGTGCTGAGCCGCAGCCTTGACTTGCCTGCCCAGGCCCAGCTTTGGGATACAAGCCTGGCGGCAACCCTTCTCGCCCATGGGCCAGGTAGCGCTGATCGCTCTCTGCCTGAGGGCCCGGAGCCTCTTGAGCTTTTGGCCAGCGAGCCCTTGGACCTTCTGCAAGTCTTGTCTCAAAGAGGTTGCAACCGGGTGCTCTGGGAATGCGGCCCGGCCTTGGCAGCAACAGCTCTACAGCAAGGGTGTGTGCAGGAGTTGGCGGTGGTGATTGCCCCCAAGCTTCTTGGAGGCACATTGGCGCGAACGCCCCTTGGTGACCTGGGTTTCTCGGCGATGGATCAGGTGATTCCTGTTTCCGGGCTTTCGGCAGAGCGCCTGGGCCGTGATGTGTTGCTGCAATCTTTAATGCCTGCCCTTGGACCAGCTGTTCACGGGGTATCCCAAAGCGATTGA
- a CDS encoding glycosyl hydrolase family 18 protein has translation MRIVTYFEEWGVYERDINLSAVNGQAMTHLNYSFFDVKADGSVQLFDTYAAQENLFDAADQVTRTFTTAEYQAVDPVLIAVYNSDCYTITETAESVTVTSVPVGWNDAGPQDAGNFEQLSRFKELNPNV, from the coding sequence ATGCGAATCGTCACCTATTTCGAGGAATGGGGTGTGTATGAGCGCGATATCAATCTGTCTGCTGTGAATGGGCAAGCAATGACCCATCTCAACTACAGCTTCTTTGATGTCAAAGCCGATGGCTCTGTTCAGCTGTTTGATACTTATGCAGCACAGGAGAATCTCTTTGATGCTGCTGATCAAGTAACTCGAACCTTCACAACAGCTGAGTATCAGGCCGTTGATCCAGTCCTGATCGCTGTTTATAACTCAGATTGCTACACGATTACTGAAACGGCTGAATCTGTCACAGTTACCAGTGTTCCCGTTGGTTGGAATGATGCTGGACCTCAAGATGCCGGTAATTTCGAGCAACTGAGCCGTTTCAAGGAGCTCAACCCCAATGTTTAG
- the lexA gene encoding transcriptional repressor LexA, producing the protein MTTGSPEPLTTAQQELYDWLSDYIGSHRHSPSIRQMMQAMGLRSPAPVQSRLRHLQQKGWLTWQEGQARTLQLLGDVASGIPVLGAVAAGGLVETFDDVQEHLDLAPVLETRGLFALTVNGDSMVDAHIADGDVVLMEPVQEPGRLRQGTIVSALVPGSGTTLKHFHLDGRVVRLEAANPAYAPIELPAEQVQVQGKLMAVWRQV; encoded by the coding sequence GTGACCACTGGATCCCCCGAGCCGCTCACCACTGCTCAGCAGGAGCTTTACGACTGGCTGTCGGACTACATCGGTAGCCATCGCCACAGCCCCTCTATTCGTCAGATGATGCAGGCGATGGGGCTGCGTTCACCCGCTCCTGTGCAAAGTCGATTGCGCCATTTGCAGCAGAAGGGTTGGCTCACTTGGCAGGAGGGACAGGCGCGCACCTTGCAATTGTTGGGGGATGTGGCGTCGGGTATTCCGGTGCTTGGCGCTGTAGCGGCAGGTGGTTTGGTGGAAACCTTCGACGATGTGCAGGAACACCTTGATCTGGCTCCGGTGCTCGAAACCCGGGGCTTGTTTGCCCTCACCGTGAATGGTGATTCGATGGTGGATGCCCACATCGCCGATGGTGATGTGGTGCTGATGGAACCTGTGCAGGAGCCGGGTCGCCTGCGTCAGGGCACGATCGTGAGTGCTTTGGTGCCAGGGAGTGGCACCACCCTTAAGCATTTCCATCTCGATGGCCGTGTGGTGCGCTTGGAAGCGGCGAATCCTGCCTATGCCCCCATTGAGTTGCCAGCGGAGCAGGTGCAGGTTCAAGGCAAATTAATGGCGGTGTGGCGCCAGGTTTGA